In the Pseudomonas sp. ADAK2 genome, one interval contains:
- a CDS encoding LuxE/PaaK family acyltransferase: MINLPYTDALCALAQPYNLDGLPPGLFDRAMAEISLFHCHHTPGYERWLHAHGLDAQALDTLEDWSRLPPIFANFFKQHLLLSPTGEGALELTSSGTSGQKSRMRYDDRSMAAAQGMVTRIFQQYGWDTPDTPCNYLLLSYEPEPDNRLGTAYTDQFLCRYAPANRVVYGLRRTGNGHEFDLFGVIRALQAFAEEQLPVRIFGFPAFLWQALQRMEATDIAPLELPAESLVFLGGGWKNHAAQEIPRTRLYERIARQLGIDPARCRDGYGAVEHAVPYIECAHHHFHVPVYSKVFVRNPSDFSVQPYGQSGLLNFVSPYISSSPAHAVVMSDLATLYPGATCGCGLATDWFQLHGRAGTSPGRSCAMAAAELLGRA, from the coding sequence ATGATTAACCTGCCCTACACCGACGCACTCTGTGCGCTGGCGCAGCCTTACAACCTGGATGGCCTGCCGCCGGGGTTGTTCGATCGCGCCATGGCTGAAATCAGCCTGTTTCATTGCCACCATACCCCCGGCTACGAACGTTGGCTGCACGCCCACGGCCTGGATGCCCAGGCCCTGGACACGCTGGAAGACTGGTCGCGACTGCCGCCGATCTTCGCCAACTTTTTCAAGCAGCATCTACTGTTGAGCCCCACCGGCGAAGGCGCGCTGGAACTGACCTCTTCCGGTACCAGCGGGCAGAAAAGCCGCATGCGCTATGACGATCGCAGCATGGCCGCGGCCCAGGGCATGGTCACACGGATTTTCCAGCAGTACGGCTGGGACACCCCGGACACCCCCTGCAATTACCTGCTGCTGAGCTACGAACCCGAGCCTGACAACCGCCTCGGCACCGCCTACACCGATCAGTTCCTGTGCCGTTATGCGCCTGCCAATCGAGTCGTCTACGGCTTGCGGCGCACCGGCAATGGCCACGAATTCGACCTTTTTGGTGTGATTCGCGCGTTGCAGGCCTTCGCCGAAGAACAACTGCCGGTGCGCATTTTCGGCTTTCCGGCGTTCCTCTGGCAGGCGCTGCAACGGATGGAAGCGACCGACATCGCGCCACTTGAATTGCCGGCAGAATCATTGGTATTTCTCGGCGGCGGCTGGAAAAACCACGCCGCGCAGGAGATCCCCCGGACCCGGCTTTATGAACGGATCGCGCGGCAACTGGGCATCGACCCGGCGCGCTGCCGCGACGGCTATGGCGCGGTCGAGCACGCCGTGCCCTATATCGAATGCGCCCATCACCATTTCCATGTACCGGTTTACTCGAAGGTGTTCGTGCGCAATCCATCCGACTTCAGTGTCCAGCCTTATGGCCAAAGCGGCCTTTTGAATTTCGTATCGCCCTATATTTCGTCGAGCCCGGCCCATGCCGTGGTGATGAGTGACCTGGCCACCCTGTATCCCGGCGCGACCTGCGGTTGCGGCCTGGCCACCGACTGGTTCCAGCTGCATGGACGCGCCGGCACCAGTCCCGGCCGCAGCTGCGCCATGGCCGCGGCCGAACTGCTGGGGAGGGCTTGA
- a CDS encoding acyl-CoA reductase produces the protein MFLINGHLHADLALDTALDRLHQALPRLLMAPVDSDIVVASAARFARQLQAGELDVGLEDDQRLALIDFCQPEHLNSKLERELGVQPRSLRRNDYRQPRFESWHPLGLVVHITPANAPMLAFCAVLESLLAGNINWLRPSSSDQGLTARLLGALGRCDNSGRLADFIAVLPVATADIARLCTRADAVAAWGGETALRAIRQQVPIGCRWIDWGHRISFAYLSPEAAQPDALDALVDEVCRLDQQACSSPQWVLVDSDDPVVLHDIGSRLAEAFKRRGAHWPALVPTDQEAAEITTRCAMARLEQNFAGQTGGVWSEARWRVIWEHHRTLAPSPLFRTLVLKPVPQPLIAETLLPWRTVLQSCALICPPAQTAALVRTLVNAGVTRIAPAKSIHEGYAGEPHDGVYALTRLSRRLSVSLPADVLNTHASLDALPPVLDTTGFAIMDKHAFQTQPIARTAQLYFRSGGSSGTPALAGFSYRDFQRQMRAAADGLFAAGLDPAQDRVMNLFYGGGLYGGFSSFSWILHLMDAAHFPMGAPHDDDFSEIARLIVQHKVSVLIGMPSTLHRLFLNEQATLRAYAGIRKVFLGGEHPGLASRQLMESCGVSTIRSAIYGSVDAGPMGHACTATSDGIFHLMCDTQHLEIVELEQDVPVRDSQVGRLLFTSRARDTQTVRRYEVGDTGRWVPGDCPCGLSSPRFELLERHGQWLRIGTEFISPSHLVRCAGVPIQLVLDHGPDGVERLRVRADGDVQQVHDQLLSDPPLNTAVTGALLILEVDTCAATQFERNSHSGKTPLVIDRRKQQ, from the coding sequence ATGTTTTTGATCAATGGCCACCTGCACGCCGACCTTGCCCTCGATACCGCCCTGGACCGTCTGCACCAGGCCTTGCCACGATTACTGATGGCGCCTGTCGACAGCGACATCGTCGTGGCTTCGGCCGCGCGCTTTGCCCGGCAATTACAGGCTGGCGAACTGGACGTCGGCCTGGAGGACGATCAACGCCTGGCACTGATCGACTTCTGCCAGCCCGAGCATTTGAACAGCAAGCTTGAGCGCGAACTGGGCGTACAACCGCGCTCCCTGCGACGCAACGACTACCGGCAACCACGCTTCGAAAGCTGGCACCCGCTGGGGCTGGTGGTGCACATCACACCGGCCAATGCGCCGATGCTGGCGTTTTGTGCGGTACTGGAAAGTCTGCTGGCCGGGAACATCAACTGGCTGCGTCCCAGTTCCAGCGATCAGGGGCTGACGGCCCGCCTGCTGGGCGCCCTCGGCCGGTGCGACAACAGTGGCCGGCTGGCCGACTTTATCGCGGTGCTGCCGGTGGCGACCGCGGACATTGCGCGCCTCTGCACCCGCGCCGATGCCGTGGCGGCGTGGGGTGGCGAAACTGCGCTCAGGGCGATTCGTCAGCAAGTGCCCATCGGCTGTCGCTGGATCGACTGGGGGCACCGCATCAGTTTCGCTTATCTTTCGCCCGAAGCGGCGCAGCCGGACGCACTGGATGCCCTGGTGGACGAAGTCTGTCGCCTCGATCAACAAGCCTGTTCCAGCCCGCAATGGGTGCTGGTGGACAGTGACGACCCGGTCGTTCTGCACGACATCGGATCGCGCCTGGCCGAGGCGTTCAAACGTCGCGGTGCGCACTGGCCGGCGCTGGTTCCAACCGATCAAGAGGCCGCGGAAATCACCACCCGCTGTGCGATGGCGCGGCTGGAGCAGAATTTTGCCGGGCAAACCGGTGGGGTCTGGAGCGAAGCGCGATGGCGAGTCATCTGGGAACATCATCGAACCCTCGCCCCCTCCCCGCTGTTTCGCACCCTGGTGCTCAAACCGGTGCCACAGCCGCTGATTGCCGAAACGCTGCTGCCTTGGCGCACTGTGCTGCAAAGCTGCGCATTGATTTGCCCTCCGGCACAAACGGCGGCGCTGGTGCGAACGCTGGTTAATGCTGGCGTCACCCGCATTGCGCCAGCCAAGTCGATCCACGAAGGCTACGCCGGTGAGCCCCATGATGGCGTGTACGCGCTGACTCGCTTGAGTCGCCGCCTCTCGGTAAGCCTGCCCGCGGATGTGCTGAACACTCATGCCAGCCTCGACGCACTGCCACCCGTCCTGGACACGACGGGCTTTGCGATCATGGACAAACACGCCTTCCAGACCCAGCCCATCGCCCGGACGGCGCAACTGTACTTTCGCTCCGGCGGCAGCAGCGGTACGCCGGCGCTGGCCGGTTTCAGCTATCGCGACTTTCAACGGCAAATGCGTGCAGCGGCTGACGGCCTGTTCGCTGCCGGACTTGATCCGGCACAGGACCGGGTCATGAACCTGTTCTACGGCGGCGGCCTGTACGGCGGTTTTTCCAGTTTTTCCTGGATTCTGCACCTCATGGACGCCGCCCATTTCCCCATGGGCGCGCCCCATGACGATGACTTCAGCGAAATCGCCCGGCTGATCGTGCAGCACAAAGTCAGTGTATTGATCGGCATGCCAAGCACCCTGCACCGGCTGTTCCTCAATGAACAGGCGACCCTGCGGGCGTACGCAGGGATCCGCAAAGTGTTCCTCGGTGGCGAGCATCCCGGACTGGCCAGCCGCCAGTTGATGGAAAGCTGCGGGGTGTCGACGATTCGCTCGGCAATTTACGGCTCCGTCGACGCCGGCCCCATGGGCCATGCCTGCACGGCGACCAGCGATGGCATCTTTCACTTGATGTGCGATACCCAGCATCTGGAAATCGTTGAGCTGGAACAGGATGTGCCTGTTCGCGACAGTCAAGTCGGACGCCTGCTGTTCACTTCACGGGCCCGCGACACGCAGACCGTGCGGCGCTACGAAGTGGGTGACACCGGGCGCTGGGTTCCCGGGGATTGCCCCTGCGGGCTAAGTTCGCCACGGTTCGAGTTGCTGGAGCGACATGGGCAATGGCTGCGGATCGGCACCGAATTCATTTCGCCTTCACACCTGGTGCGCTGTGCAGGTGTGCCTATTCAGCTAGTGCTCGACCATGGGCCTGACGGAGTCGAACGCCTGAGGGTCCGTGCCGATGGCGACGTGCAACAGGTTCACGACCAACTGTTGTCCGATCCCCCGCTGAATACAGCAGTAACGGGCGCTTTGTTGATACTGGAAGTTGATACGTGCGCAGCCACCCAGTTTGAACGCAACAGCCACAGCGGCAAGACGCCGTTAGTGATCGATCGGCGCAAACAACAATAA
- a CDS encoding phenylacetate--CoA ligase family protein has translation MKELFTLEQLVQYIREHSRFYNHHLKYLPPQGFTLNDIPVIDASDYWAGSHDLKQWPVLTATVEDGLLFKTGGTTSVGKLAVYTHDEWQTLVTAFGENLSSQLNNGDRVANLFFAGDLCASFLFIHDSLAHVRVAISEFPFTGHVDFQGLTAAISDHRINVLSGVPAQLLKYAAYLTEQGRVLDGVATLLYGGESVFAGQLAIFAKVFPNARVASIGYASVDAGLIGSCDRDCALGEHRVFDHHTVLEIIDELSGEIIDECNRVGLLVVTNLNRRLMPLLRYPVGDRACWLEPAETPRRKFALRGRSVHSQRVRVGVMSLLTDEIHDIIQRMTHSDQWQLRIEQVEYKDLLSVHWVPEDGARNIEAQSLALRQALIAHYPAIDLLDQDGLLDFQVSPCAITDLALHPRSGKQLRVLDLRVYTPVPEAGP, from the coding sequence ATGAAAGAACTTTTTACGCTTGAACAATTGGTGCAATACATACGCGAACATTCACGCTTCTATAACCACCATCTTAAATATTTACCCCCGCAGGGATTCACGTTAAACGATATTCCCGTCATCGACGCAAGTGACTATTGGGCCGGCAGCCATGATTTAAAACAATGGCCGGTCCTGACAGCGACTGTCGAAGATGGGCTGTTGTTTAAAACCGGGGGCACCACCAGCGTGGGCAAGCTGGCGGTTTACACTCACGATGAATGGCAAACGCTGGTCACCGCTTTCGGTGAAAACCTGTCGTCTCAACTGAACAATGGCGACCGGGTTGCCAATCTGTTTTTTGCCGGGGACCTGTGCGCCAGTTTCCTGTTTATCCACGATTCACTGGCCCATGTCCGGGTTGCAATCAGTGAATTCCCGTTTACCGGCCACGTCGATTTCCAGGGGCTGACAGCGGCGATCAGCGACCACAGGATCAATGTCCTGTCGGGCGTACCGGCCCAGTTGCTCAAGTATGCGGCGTACCTGACAGAACAAGGTCGCGTGCTGGACGGTGTCGCCACCCTGCTCTACGGTGGGGAAAGCGTATTTGCCGGGCAACTGGCGATCTTCGCCAAGGTCTTCCCCAATGCCCGCGTCGCCTCCATCGGTTACGCCAGTGTCGACGCCGGCTTGATCGGGAGCTGCGACCGTGACTGTGCACTGGGCGAACATCGGGTGTTCGACCATCACACGGTGCTGGAGATCATCGACGAACTCAGCGGCGAAATCATTGACGAGTGCAACCGCGTGGGCCTGTTGGTGGTGACCAACCTGAATCGTCGGTTGATGCCGCTGTTGCGCTACCCGGTGGGCGATCGCGCCTGCTGGCTTGAGCCTGCTGAAACGCCGAGGCGCAAATTCGCCCTCAGGGGCCGCAGCGTTCACAGTCAGCGTGTACGCGTGGGGGTAATGTCGCTGTTGACCGACGAAATACACGACATCATCCAGCGCATGACCCACAGCGATCAGTGGCAATTGCGTATTGAACAGGTCGAATACAAAGACCTGTTGAGTGTGCATTGGGTGCCCGAAGACGGCGCCCGGAACATCGAAGCGCAGAGTCTGGCGTTGCGCCAGGCACTCATCGCCCACTACCCCGCCATCGACCTCCTGGACCAGGATGGTCTGCTGGATTTCCAGGTCAGTCCCTGTGCCATTACCGATCTCGCGCTGCACCCGCGCTCGGGCAAACAACTGCGAGTCCTCGACTTGCGGGTGTACACGCCTGTACCGGAGGCGGGGCCATGA
- a CDS encoding GNAT family N-acetyltransferase, whose translation MSQLIFRPFRPSDATAVSGLFRQVYGDHYVQPDVYLPKLITQHNNEGRWQSMLAVEGSQVLGHAALCRDKHPTDNPELALSVVHPATRGQSIATRLGRELLEQCAAVTGRCVLIKQVTHHPYTQRMAHTLGFHSTGLLPDYVPSPFAEALPETIVVGVHPLAERACPLPDIAWPDSCRAFVQHLGSVFGIDPRVPDSPSRPLQMKQHHQRVDVVIECLGKRLLDQLAQLPGSWLMSARLALSANFAEDSERLNSKGFVFCGLIPAPDQGRWFALFHRGARVRHLDLLCPHMQQLHHNLQLATRAEATRSAA comes from the coding sequence ATGAGTCAGTTGATTTTCCGCCCCTTCAGGCCCTCCGATGCCACGGCGGTCAGCGGACTTTTTCGACAGGTGTACGGCGATCACTACGTGCAGCCGGATGTGTATCTGCCGAAGTTGATCACCCAGCACAACAACGAGGGTCGCTGGCAATCGATGCTCGCGGTGGAGGGCTCGCAGGTCCTCGGTCATGCCGCGTTATGCCGGGACAAACACCCGACCGACAACCCCGAACTGGCCCTCAGCGTCGTGCACCCGGCGACGCGCGGACAGAGCATCGCGACCCGTCTGGGCCGTGAGTTGCTGGAACAATGCGCTGCGGTCACCGGCCGGTGTGTCCTGATCAAACAAGTCACCCACCACCCTTACACCCAGCGCATGGCGCACACACTGGGGTTCCATAGCACCGGCTTGCTCCCGGACTACGTGCCCTCGCCTTTCGCCGAGGCATTGCCGGAAACCATTGTCGTCGGTGTTCATCCGCTCGCCGAGCGTGCATGCCCGCTACCCGATATTGCCTGGCCGGACAGCTGCCGGGCGTTCGTGCAGCATCTGGGCTCGGTGTTCGGTATCGACCCGCGCGTGCCGGACTCCCCGTCGCGGCCCCTGCAAATGAAACAGCATCACCAACGCGTGGATGTCGTCATCGAGTGCCTGGGCAAACGCCTGCTCGATCAGTTGGCTCAATTGCCGGGGAGCTGGCTGATGTCGGCCAGGCTGGCCCTGTCAGCGAACTTTGCCGAGGACAGTGAGCGATTGAACAGTAAAGGTTTCGTCTTCTGCGGGCTGATCCCCGCACCTGATCAAGGCCGATGGTTCGCCCTGTTTCATCGCGGCGCCCGGGTGCGCCACCTGGACCTGCTCTGCCCGCATATGCAACAGCTGCATCACAATCTGCAACTCGCCACACGCGCCGAAGCCACCCGTTCAGCGGCCTGA
- a CDS encoding LysR family transcriptional regulator codes for MDRLNAMRVFTRIVESGGFAKAADSLQMPRASVTILIKQLEAHLGVQLLQRTTRHISLTLDGAAYYPRCVRLLADLEETEAVFSAARHNPKGLLRVDMPAGIGRLIVIPALPQFTARYPQIELEISLNDRTVDLIREGVDCVLRGGSPLDESLVARPLVMLDQVTCASPDYLQRHGVPRSPSDLQGHQMVEYFSATTGARFGLEFVVEGQVQQVNLPRQVSVNSADGYMASCEAGYGLVQAPYYHVARQLDEGRLCEVLRDAPPPGMPLTALYPPHRQLSRRVRVFVDWLVELCAQPGQHFYRSVSGR; via the coding sequence ATGGACCGTCTCAACGCCATGCGCGTGTTTACCCGGATCGTCGAGTCGGGCGGCTTCGCCAAAGCGGCGGACAGCCTGCAAATGCCCCGGGCCTCGGTGACCATTCTGATCAAGCAATTGGAAGCCCACCTCGGTGTGCAACTGTTGCAGCGCACCACCCGGCACATCAGCCTGACCCTCGACGGCGCGGCGTATTACCCGCGTTGCGTGCGCCTGCTGGCGGATCTTGAGGAAACCGAAGCGGTGTTTTCCGCGGCCCGGCACAACCCCAAGGGCTTGTTGAGGGTGGACATGCCGGCGGGGATCGGGCGGCTGATCGTGATTCCGGCATTGCCACAGTTCACTGCCAGGTACCCGCAGATCGAACTGGAAATCAGCTTGAATGACCGCACGGTGGACCTGATTCGCGAAGGCGTGGATTGCGTGCTGAGGGGCGGCTCACCGCTGGATGAGTCACTGGTGGCGCGGCCGCTGGTCATGCTCGATCAGGTCACCTGTGCCAGCCCCGATTACTTGCAGCGTCATGGCGTGCCCCGGAGCCCGTCGGATCTGCAGGGTCATCAGATGGTGGAGTATTTCTCCGCCACTACCGGTGCGCGCTTCGGCCTGGAGTTTGTGGTCGAGGGGCAGGTGCAGCAGGTCAATCTGCCCAGGCAGGTGTCGGTCAACAGCGCCGATGGGTACATGGCGTCGTGTGAGGCCGGGTACGGGTTGGTCCAGGCCCCGTACTACCACGTTGCACGGCAATTGGACGAGGGGCGCCTGTGCGAGGTGCTCAGGGACGCGCCGCCACCGGGCATGCCGCTGACGGCGCTGTACCCGCCACACCGCCAGTTATCCCGGCGGGTGCGGGTGTTTGTCGACTGGCTGGTTGAGCTCTGCGCGCAACCGGGCCAGCATTTTTACCGAAGCGTCTCAGGCCGCTGA
- a CDS encoding aldo/keto reductase, which yields MQTRQLGKNGPHVSAIGLGCMGMTDFYTTGTDTREATATLHRALELGINLLDTADMYGPHTNEELIGKAIAGKRDQVFLASKFGIVRDPANPTARGVDGRPAYIRQSIDGTLKRLGVDTLDLYYQHRIDPQVAIEETVGAMADLVQAGKVRYLGLSEASAATLERAHKVHPISALQSEYSLWSRDQEDNGCLAACQRLGIAFVPYSPLGRGFLTGALKSPDDFAADDYRRFSPRFQGENFAKNLLLVQQVQTLAADKGVTAGQLALAWVLAQGDYLIPIPGTKQRKYLEENVAALDVKLSAGELQALEAIFPADATAGLRYPEEVMKLLDR from the coding sequence ATGCAAACACGTCAATTGGGCAAGAACGGACCACACGTGAGCGCCATCGGTCTGGGCTGCATGGGCATGACCGATTTCTACACCACCGGCACCGATACCCGTGAAGCCACCGCTACCCTGCACCGGGCGCTGGAACTGGGGATCAACCTGCTCGACACCGCGGACATGTACGGCCCGCACACCAATGAAGAGCTGATCGGCAAAGCCATTGCCGGCAAGCGCGACCAGGTGTTCCTGGCCAGCAAGTTCGGGATCGTGCGCGACCCGGCCAACCCGACCGCGCGGGGTGTCGATGGCCGCCCGGCATACATCCGCCAGTCGATCGATGGCACGCTCAAGCGCCTGGGCGTCGACACCCTGGACTTGTACTACCAACACCGGATCGACCCGCAAGTGGCCATCGAGGAAACCGTCGGCGCCATGGCCGACCTGGTGCAGGCCGGCAAGGTGCGTTACCTGGGTTTGAGTGAAGCCTCGGCGGCCACGCTGGAACGGGCGCACAAGGTGCATCCGATCAGCGCGTTGCAAAGTGAATATTCGTTATGGAGCCGCGATCAGGAAGACAACGGTTGCCTGGCGGCGTGCCAGCGTCTGGGTATCGCGTTTGTCCCCTACAGCCCGCTGGGTCGCGGCTTTCTGACCGGCGCACTGAAAAGCCCGGACGACTTCGCCGCGGATGACTACCGCCGCTTCAGCCCGCGTTTTCAAGGGGAGAATTTCGCGAAAAACCTGCTGCTGGTGCAGCAGGTGCAAACACTGGCCGCCGACAAGGGCGTGACCGCCGGGCAACTGGCGTTGGCCTGGGTCCTGGCGCAAGGCGATTACCTGATCCCGATTCCCGGGACCAAGCAACGTAAATACCTGGAGGAAAATGTCGCGGCGCTCGACGTGAAACTCAGTGCCGGCGAGCTGCAGGCGCTGGAAGCGATCTTCCCGGCCGATGCCACCGCCGGCCTGCGTTACCCGGAAGAGGTCATGAAGCTGCTCGACCGCTGA
- a CDS encoding methyl-accepting chemotaxis protein, with translation MPAFRTIQARYTLFLVLFILLLSVLTVVGISQLVAPKLRHTEEQVALNRIAEVAEQIQGELNKVQSQQRSITQTIPLLDSAAIDTVLPGLVDQYGELKVFGGGIWPLPGQREAGRNKFSTFWHRDSSGKLAVNTFWNSDAAPNYYDQTWYKGGMATPRGQCAWAAAYKDDASAEPRTNCAMAIQKNGVAYGVSTIDVTLGFFNDLIARKEKDLGAEMLIVEADGKIISNSSRISGPVVLKNISELAGNSPFASQVKAGLQNRDKAQRVEFDNNGEANTFFMRPIEGTPWFLATALPTKLITAQRDDVLNTLSLLQIPMVILLVLLQIYAIRQLINRMKILKANIDALSAGDADLTKRITIRAEDELGAIGHSVNAFIIYLQNMIGEVTQATGAMASSLDNLQRTSAHTSQILVRHASETDQTVTAITEMSSTADSVAQNAAETASFTQRASEHADRSRVVVGEASSSVVALIEEVASATHKVENMQQDAQRITEILGVIGAIAGQTNLLALNAAIEAARAGEQGRGFAVVADEVRALAARTQASTSEINEMLKRLTQGVSSSVAAMENTQASCQSAADATARVNSGLDEMAGSVSHINSLSTQIATAAEQQSAVTEEINRSMVQIRHMVDELVKSGHASELNTQQLLEANSRVSSIMGRFKVR, from the coding sequence ATGCCCGCATTTCGTACCATTCAGGCTCGCTACACGCTGTTTCTGGTCCTGTTCATCCTGCTGCTCTCGGTGCTCACGGTCGTGGGCATCAGCCAATTGGTCGCGCCGAAGCTGCGCCACACCGAAGAACAGGTGGCCCTCAATCGCATTGCCGAAGTCGCCGAGCAGATCCAGGGCGAACTGAACAAGGTGCAATCCCAGCAACGCAGCATCACCCAGACCATTCCCCTGCTCGACAGCGCCGCCATCGATACGGTGCTGCCCGGCCTGGTGGACCAGTACGGCGAGCTGAAAGTGTTTGGCGGCGGGATCTGGCCACTGCCCGGCCAGCGTGAAGCGGGACGCAACAAGTTCAGCACCTTCTGGCACCGCGACAGCTCCGGCAAACTGGCGGTGAACACCTTCTGGAACAGCGACGCCGCACCCAACTATTACGACCAGACCTGGTACAAGGGCGGCATGGCCACCCCTCGCGGTCAGTGCGCATGGGCCGCGGCCTATAAAGATGACGCCAGCGCCGAGCCGCGCACCAACTGCGCCATGGCCATCCAGAAAAATGGCGTGGCCTACGGCGTGTCGACCATCGACGTGACCCTGGGCTTCTTCAACGACTTGATCGCGCGCAAGGAAAAAGACCTCGGCGCCGAGATGCTGATCGTCGAAGCCGACGGCAAAATCATCAGCAACAGCTCGCGCATCAGCGGGCCGGTCGTGCTGAAGAACATCAGTGAGCTGGCCGGCAACTCGCCGTTCGCCAGCCAGGTCAAGGCCGGCTTGCAGAACCGCGACAAGGCACAACGGGTCGAATTCGACAACAACGGCGAAGCCAATACCTTCTTCATGCGCCCGATCGAAGGCACGCCGTGGTTCCTCGCCACTGCCCTGCCGACCAAACTGATCACCGCCCAGCGTGACGATGTCCTGAACACCTTGAGCCTGTTGCAGATTCCAATGGTGATCCTGCTGGTCCTGCTGCAGATCTACGCGATTCGCCAACTGATCAACCGCATGAAGATTCTCAAGGCCAACATTGATGCACTGTCGGCCGGCGACGCCGACCTGACCAAGCGCATCACCATTCGCGCCGAAGACGAACTGGGGGCCATCGGCCATTCGGTCAATGCCTTCATCATCTACTTGCAGAACATGATCGGCGAAGTGACCCAGGCCACCGGCGCCATGGCGTCGAGCCTGGACAACCTGCAACGGACTTCGGCGCACACCAGTCAGATCCTGGTGCGTCACGCTTCGGAAACCGACCAGACGGTTACCGCCATCACCGAAATGAGCTCCACCGCCGACAGCGTGGCGCAGAACGCCGCCGAAACCGCGTCGTTCACCCAGCGCGCCAGCGAACACGCGGATCGCTCTCGAGTCGTGGTGGGTGAAGCCTCCAGCAGTGTCGTGGCATTGATTGAAGAAGTGGCCAGCGCCACCCATAAAGTCGAAAACATGCAGCAGGACGCGCAACGGATCACCGAGATTCTCGGGGTGATCGGCGCGATTGCCGGGCAAACCAACCTGTTGGCGCTTAACGCGGCGATTGAAGCGGCGCGCGCCGGTGAACAGGGTCGTGGTTTTGCGGTGGTGGCCGATGAAGTCCGCGCCCTCGCCGCCCGGACCCAGGCCAGCACCTCGGAAATCAACGAAATGCTCAAGCGCCTGACCCAAGGCGTGAGTTCCTCGGTAGCGGCCATGGAAAACACCCAGGCCAGTTGCCAGTCCGCCGCCGACGCGACGGCGCGGGTGAACTCCGGGCTGGATGAAATGGCCGGCTCCGTCAGCCACATCAACAGCCTCAGCACCCAGATCGCCACCGCCGCCGAACAGCAAAGCGCCGTGACCGAAGAGATCAACCGCAGCATGGTGCAGATCCGCCATATGGTGGATGAACTGGTGAAAAGTGGTCACGCGAGTGAACTCAATACTCAGCAGTTGCTGGAAGCCAATAGCCGGGTGAGCTCAATCATGGGACGGTTCAAGGTTCGATAG
- a CDS encoding DUF411 domain-containing protein produces the protein MRTHLRLLALSALFLSSLAQAADLIPIEVHRDANCGCCKKWISHLEANGFKVEDHVEADMSTFKQQHGVPPRLASCHTALINGKFVEGHVPAEQVLALSKRADLLGVAAPGMPMGSPGMEMDGMSDAYQIIGLKKDGTDTVVADYPAH, from the coding sequence ATGCGAACCCACCTGCGTCTGCTCGCCCTGAGCGCCTTGTTTCTCTCCTCCCTGGCCCAGGCCGCCGACCTGATCCCGATCGAAGTGCACCGCGATGCGAATTGCGGCTGCTGCAAGAAATGGATCAGCCACCTGGAAGCCAACGGCTTCAAGGTCGAGGATCATGTCGAAGCCGATATGAGCACGTTCAAGCAACAGCACGGCGTGCCGCCCCGCCTGGCGTCGTGTCATACCGCGTTGATCAACGGCAAGTTCGTCGAAGGCCATGTGCCGGCCGAGCAAGTGCTGGCGCTGAGCAAGCGTGCTGATCTGCTGGGGGTCGCCGCGCCTGGCATGCCCATGGGTTCGCCTGGCATGGAAATGGACGGCATGAGCGACGCTTATCAAATCATCGGCCTGAAAAAGGACGGGACTGACACCGTGGTGGCGGACTACCCCGCCCATTGA
- a CDS encoding YqaA family protein, with protein MLGAYIGLFLSAFGAATLLPLQSEAVLVGLLLSDQYWLWSLLAVATLGNVLGSLLNWWLGRGIERFRGRRWFPVSPRHLETARKHYQRYGHWSLLLSWVPVIGDPLTLVAGVMREPLGRFLLIVTLAKGARYAVLALATLGWMS; from the coding sequence ATGTTGGGCGCTTACATCGGGTTGTTTTTATCGGCATTCGGTGCCGCGACGCTGCTACCGTTGCAGTCCGAAGCGGTGCTGGTGGGGCTGTTGCTAAGCGACCAATATTGGCTCTGGTCGCTGCTGGCCGTCGCAACCCTGGGCAATGTCCTCGGCTCACTGCTGAACTGGTGGCTGGGTCGCGGCATCGAGCGCTTTCGCGGGCGACGCTGGTTTCCGGTCAGCCCGCGGCATCTTGAAACAGCCCGAAAACATTATCAGCGCTACGGCCATTGGTCGTTGTTGCTCAGCTGGGTGCCGGTGATCGGCGATCCGCTGACCCTGGTGGCGGGCGTTATGCGCGAGCCGCTGGGGCGGTTCCTGTTGATCGTGACCCTCGCCAAGGGCGCCCGTTACGCCGTGCTGGCCCTGGCAACCCTGGGCTGGATGAGTTGA